In Banduia mediterranea, the following proteins share a genomic window:
- a CDS encoding PDZ domain-containing protein: MNRSLIRRAGLGTVVALALLTAPWRAGAAEGPDAPTSGTLESDLEQARAALEAARDELRSAARQLAEVSQDSGAAANPLAYAFDFAADPRKAVLGVIVVPGPAADGDVRGVRVQAVTPGSGAEQAGLQAGDLLLSIEGRSLVVSAEDGRPEVRLREEMTQFKPGDQVRIEYERDGQRHKTVAEASRPVALSLKDLPELQKLPTLNWTELDALDDLPDGPFGQNLLPPLQLASMDADLAAYFRTDGGVLVIAVPEAADIELKSGDVIRQIDGEAIHNPREALEKLAKLSGENTLRLEVVRHGKTLRLETRMPEQLGVADAGRHLRFVRVPAPPLPPPWTPETARSP, translated from the coding sequence ATGAATCGATCGCTGATACGCAGGGCAGGACTTGGCACGGTGGTGGCGCTCGCGCTGCTCACCGCGCCCTGGCGGGCGGGTGCCGCCGAGGGGCCGGACGCACCGACATCAGGAACGCTTGAATCCGATCTGGAGCAGGCGCGGGCGGCCCTGGAAGCTGCGCGTGACGAACTGCGCAGCGCCGCCCGCCAACTCGCCGAGGTTTCGCAGGACAGCGGCGCTGCGGCCAATCCTCTGGCGTATGCCTTCGACTTTGCCGCCGATCCGCGCAAGGCCGTGCTTGGCGTGATCGTGGTGCCGGGCCCGGCTGCGGACGGCGATGTTCGCGGCGTGCGCGTGCAGGCGGTCACACCCGGCAGCGGCGCCGAGCAGGCCGGCCTCCAGGCCGGCGACCTGCTGCTGTCGATCGAAGGGCGCAGCCTGGTGGTGTCGGCCGAGGACGGCCGTCCGGAAGTCCGCCTGCGCGAAGAAATGACGCAGTTCAAGCCCGGAGACCAGGTGCGCATCGAATATGAGCGCGATGGCCAGCGCCACAAGACGGTCGCCGAGGCCAGTCGTCCGGTGGCCCTGTCGCTGAAGGATCTGCCGGAGCTGCAGAAACTGCCCACGTTGAACTGGACCGAGCTGGACGCGCTGGACGACCTGCCGGACGGCCCCTTCGGTCAGAACCTGTTGCCGCCCTTGCAGCTGGCGAGCATGGACGCGGATCTGGCGGCCTATTTTCGAACCGATGGCGGCGTGCTGGTCATCGCGGTGCCGGAGGCCGCCGACATCGAACTCAAGAGCGGCGACGTGATTCGCCAGATCGACGGCGAAGCCATCCACAATCCAAGAGAAGCTCTCGAAAAGCTCGCCAAGCTCAGTGGTGAGAACACGCTGCGTCTGGAGGTGGTGCGTCACGGCAAGACGCTGCGGCTGGAGACGCGTATGCCGGAACAGCTCGGTGTGGCCGATGCCGGCCGACACCTGCGTTTCGTGCGCGTGCCGGCGCCACCCTTGCCGCCGCCGTGGACTCCGGAGACCGCGCGGTCTCCGTGA